Proteins from a genomic interval of Arvicola amphibius chromosome 10, mArvAmp1.2, whole genome shotgun sequence:
- the LOC119825215 gene encoding CD209 antigen-like protein C — MNDSEDGRMQQLCSLDEEHLITSGTRFSIKGFRFEPPYVLKRAAGHLCHGHVPVVLQLLCLTLSAVLLLAVLIKVSSIANTQGQEQVKKEKVYKEMSQLKPQINRLCRPCPWDWTLFQGNCYYFSKFQQNWHDSVTACSEVGAQLVVIKSDEEQSFLQQMSKEKGYAWMGLSDLKHEGMWHWLDGSHLLFSFMKYWNKGEPNNDREEDCAEFRDDGWNDAPCAVEKYWICKKSAMSCTRN, encoded by the exons ATGAATGACTCTGAGGACGGAAGGATGCAGCAGCTGTGCTCCCTGG ATGAGGAACACCTGATAACCAGCGGCACCAGATTCTCCATCAAAGGCTTCAGATTCGAACCACCCTATGTCCTCAAAAGAGCTGCAg GGCACCTGTGCCACGGCCATGTCCCTGTTGTGCTGCAGCTGTTGTGCCTCACGCTCTCTGCTGTTCTCCTTCTGGCTGTCCTCATCAAAG TCTCCAGTATTGCCAACACCCAGGGACAAGAACAGGTGAAGAAGGAGAAGGTTTACAAGGAGATGAGCCAACTGAAGCCTCAAATAA ACCGCCTGTGCCGCCCCTGCCCCTGGGACTGGACCCTCTTCCAAGGAAACTGTTACTACTTCTCCAAGTTCCAACAGAACTGGCATGACTCTGTCACCGCCTGCAGCGAAGTAGGAGCCCAACTAGTGGTTATCAAAAGTGATGAGGAGCAG AGCTTCCTGCAGCAGATGTCTAAAGAGAAAGGCTATGCCTGGATGGGTCTGTCAGACCTGAAGCATGAAGGCATGTGGCACTGGCTGGATGGTTCACATTTGCTGTTCAG TTTCATGAAATATTGGAACAAAGGAGAGCCCAACAATGACAGAGAAGAAGACTGTGCAGAATTCAGAGATGATGGCTGGAATGATGCTCCATGTGCGGTGGAGAAATACTGGATCTGCAAGAAGTCTGCTATGTCCTGCACCAGAAACTGA